The window CTACTACTACATGCGCGACGCGTTCTCCAACCACTGGCGGCGCTGGCTCACCTACCGCTTTCTGGACGGCTACCTGAGCGAGCGCAAGTACTATGAAATTGGTGCGGGCAGCGACATCGACAACCCCGACCAGCGCATCAGCGAAGACATCAACACCTTCACGGGCCGGTCCACGCACTTCCTGCTGATCTTCCTGGGTTCGCTGATGCAGCTGGTGGCCTTCAGTGCGGTGTTGTGGTCCATCTCCAAGACCCTGGTGGCCTTTCTGGCCGTGTATGCCCTGCTGGGCACTTTCGGGGCGCTGTACCTGTTTGGCGCGCCACTCATTCGGCTGAACTTCTGGCAGATCCGGCGTGAGGCAGATTTCCGGTTTGGACTGATGCGGCTGCGCGAAAACGCCGAATCCATTGCCTTCTACAGCGGCGAGCCGCAAGAACGCGCCCAGATCGACAACCGGTTCGAAGCTGCCTTCACCAACTACGCGCGGCTCATCAAGAAGCAGCGCTCGCTCAACCTGTATCAGCGCTCTTTCAGCCAGCTCACGCTGGTGTTGCCCAGCATCCTCCTGGCCGACGGCGTGCTGTCGGGCGAGCTGGAAGTGGGGCGGGCCATCCAGGCTGCTGGTGCGTTCGCGGCTGTGCTGGGCGCCATTTCACTGATAGTGGACAACTTCGAGAGCCTGAGCCGGTTTGTGGCGGGCATCGACCGGCTGCACGCACTGTCGCAGGTGGTGCTCAAAACCCCTGCCGCACCCACCCCGTGGGCAGAACCTAGCGCGGGGGGCAAAACGGCGGACGATTTGCCGATGCGCGATGCGTCCCCCGGCACCACCGAGCCGCCCCCGCAAATCATCACCCGCATTGGCGACACATTGGCCATTGAGGACCTGTGCCTCTACACCCCCCAGTTTGGTCGCCTCCTGGTGCGTGACCTGTCGCTTCAGCTGCAGCCCGGCGATGCACTGCTGATCACAGGCCCGAGTGGCAGCGGCAAAAGCTCTATCCTGCGTGCCATTGCCGGCTTGTGGCGCACGGGCACCGGCACCGTGCAGCACCCGCCCCTGCAAGACGTTTTCTTCCTGCCCCAACGCCCCTACATGCAGATCGATACGCTGCGCAGCCAGATCATCTACCCGAGCAGGCAGACCGGGTTGAGCGATGAGCGCTTGCTCGAGTTGCTGCAGGAAGTGCAACTGGAATCACTGGCAGAGCGCGTGGGTGGGCTCAACGCGTCGCACGATTGGGAGAAGCAGTTGTCCATCGGTGAGCAGCAACGCCTGGCCTTTGCCCGGGTGTTGGCGCGCCAGCCCAGCATTGTCATCCTCGACGAGGCGACCAGCGCGCTGGACAGCGCCAACGAAACCGCCCTTTATGAGCGCCTGCGCGCGAGCGGCACCACCCTGATCAGCATTGCCCACCGCCCCGCCGTGCTCAAGCACCACACGCATGTGCTGGAAATCAAGGGCGAAGGCGCGTGGGCGCTGCACGCCGCTGCAGACTTCAGGTTCGATGGCTGAGCGTCAAACGCCGGCGGGCGCCGATTCCTCTGCGCGCTCAAGCACCAGTGCCGTCGCCACATGGGCATCCAGCGTGAGCAGCCGCTTGCGCATGCAGATCACCGCCTTGTCCTTGCTCAGCAAGATGGCGCGGTGCGCGGCGGCCAGATCGATGAATTTCTGGTCGTCGGCGTCCTTGCACACATAGGTGACGCGCGGCGCCACATCCATCAGAAGCGCCTGCGCATCAAACGCCGCCAGCACCTGCGCCGCATCCACCCGGTAGTAGTCCATGCGCGCCACGATGTGTGGGTAGGCCAGCACGCGCTCCAGCTCGTCGCGCATGACCTGCGTGGCGATCCATGACAGGCGACCTTGGGCCAGCAGGGTGCGCAGCGGAACGGTGCGTGGGTCGCTGAAGATCAGCAGGTCGAGCGCGACGTTGGTGTCCACCACCACGGGGCGTACGGGCTCGCCCGCCGCCGCCTCGGCAGGCAGGCTCAGTTCGACCTTCATGGTGCGCCGTTGCCAGCGTCGTGATCAGCGGATGGCTTGGCAGGACGTTCGCGCACCGCACCCTTGATCATGTCGAAGCGGAACATGCGGCATTCGATGGGGCCGTTCCACATGGGCACGCGGCGCGATTCCTTCAGGCGCATCTTGCCGGGCAGCTTGAGGTCGGGCGTGAGCATCCAGGCCGTCCAGCCGCTGTAGTTCTTCTTCCAGTGCGTGGCCAGCTGGCTGAAGAACTCGCCGCCGTCTTCGGTCTGCGCCTCTTCGCGGCCCACGGCCAGGCCCTGGGCGCGGTCGGCCGCGCGCTCACTGGCGTTGCGGCCTGCGCTGCCTGCGGCCGCAATGCGCTCGCCATAGGGCGGGTTGAGCAACATCACGCCGGGCTGCTCGCAAGGCGGCATGCGCTGCAGGGCGTCGCCACCGCGCAGCTGCACGGCCTCGGCCACGCCTGCGC of the Acidovorax sp. 107 genome contains:
- a CDS encoding ABC transporter ATP-binding protein/permease; this encodes MGVARPYWAGDKKRTAWGLLALLIGLMVCETQLAVMLIDKTGEMTSALAAKQADRFWSAVRTTLVVLAFAVPVYAFYYYMRDAFSNHWRRWLTYRFLDGYLSERKYYEIGAGSDIDNPDQRISEDINTFTGRSTHFLLIFLGSLMQLVAFSAVLWSISKTLVAFLAVYALLGTFGALYLFGAPLIRLNFWQIRREADFRFGLMRLRENAESIAFYSGEPQERAQIDNRFEAAFTNYARLIKKQRSLNLYQRSFSQLTLVLPSILLADGVLSGELEVGRAIQAAGAFAAVLGAISLIVDNFESLSRFVAGIDRLHALSQVVLKTPAAPTPWAEPSAGGKTADDLPMRDASPGTTEPPPQIITRIGDTLAIEDLCLYTPQFGRLLVRDLSLQLQPGDALLITGPSGSGKSSILRAIAGLWRTGTGTVQHPPLQDVFFLPQRPYMQIDTLRSQIIYPSRQTGLSDERLLELLQEVQLESLAERVGGLNASHDWEKQLSIGEQQRLAFARVLARQPSIVILDEATSALDSANETALYERLRASGTTLISIAHRPAVLKHHTHVLEIKGEGAWALHAAADFRFDG
- a CDS encoding putative toxin-antitoxin system toxin component, PIN family, producing the protein MKVELSLPAEAAAGEPVRPVVVDTNVALDLLIFSDPRTVPLRTLLAQGRLSWIATQVMRDELERVLAYPHIVARMDYYRVDAAQVLAAFDAQALLMDVAPRVTYVCKDADDQKFIDLAAAHRAILLSKDKAVICMRKRLLTLDAHVATALVLERAEESAPAGV